From Pseudomonas sp. G.S.17, the proteins below share one genomic window:
- the cytX gene encoding putative hydroxymethylpyrimidine transporter CytX, with the protein MNTPSTYSPDIPVPQGKRVFGGRDLFSLWFSLGIGLMVLQTGALLAPGLGMSGSLLAIFLGTLVGVLLLAAVGVIGSDTGLSSMAALKLSLGSKGASLPAVLNLLQLVGWGSFEIIVMRDAASLLGARAFGEGAWLTSPLLWTLVFGALATLLAVSGPLTFVRQILRKWGIWLLLAACIWLTWNLFTKADLSALWSRAGDGSLPFAVGFDIAIAMPLSWLPLIADYSRFGKRAKNVFGGTALGFFIGNFWLMSLGVAYTLAFAPSGEVNALLLALAGAGLGIPLLLILLDESENAFADIHSAAVSSGMLLRVKVEHLALAIGVICTLIACFAPLAQYQNFLLLIGSVFAPLFGVVLVDHFILRGRSSQVATVGFRWLTLLAWLGGVSTYHLLANLYPDVGATLPAIIVAGVLQLLLGKTLNRGRGTVPA; encoded by the coding sequence ATGAACACCCCCAGCACCTATTCACCCGATATCCCCGTTCCCCAAGGCAAGCGTGTCTTCGGTGGGCGTGATCTGTTTTCCCTGTGGTTCTCCCTCGGCATCGGCCTGATGGTCCTGCAAACCGGAGCCTTGCTGGCGCCGGGGCTGGGCATGTCGGGTTCGCTGCTGGCGATTTTCCTCGGCACGCTGGTCGGCGTTTTGCTGTTGGCGGCAGTTGGCGTCATCGGCAGCGACACCGGTTTGTCGTCCATGGCCGCACTCAAGCTCAGCCTGGGCAGCAAAGGCGCGTCGTTGCCGGCAGTCCTGAACCTGCTGCAATTGGTGGGTTGGGGCTCGTTTGAAATCATCGTCATGCGCGATGCCGCGAGTCTGCTTGGCGCCCGGGCTTTCGGTGAAGGCGCCTGGCTGACCAGTCCGTTGTTGTGGACGCTGGTTTTCGGCGCGCTGGCCACGTTACTCGCAGTCAGCGGCCCGTTGACCTTCGTGCGGCAGATTCTGCGCAAATGGGGCATCTGGCTATTGCTGGCCGCCTGTATTTGGCTGACCTGGAATCTGTTTACCAAGGCAGATCTCTCCGCGCTCTGGTCCCGGGCCGGGGATGGATCGCTGCCATTTGCCGTCGGGTTTGATATCGCTATCGCCATGCCGTTGTCGTGGCTGCCGCTGATTGCCGATTATTCGCGCTTCGGCAAGCGCGCGAAAAACGTCTTCGGCGGTACCGCGTTGGGCTTCTTTATCGGTAACTTCTGGCTGATGAGCCTGGGCGTCGCGTACACGCTTGCGTTCGCGCCGAGTGGCGAAGTCAATGCGCTGCTGCTGGCGTTGGCCGGGGCTGGCCTGGGGATTCCGCTGTTGCTGATTCTGCTCGACGAGTCGGAAAACGCCTTTGCCGATATTCACTCGGCGGCGGTATCCAGCGGGATGTTATTGCGGGTGAAGGTTGAACACCTGGCCTTGGCCATTGGCGTGATCTGCACGCTGATCGCCTGTTTCGCACCGCTGGCGCAGTACCAGAACTTCTTGTTGCTGATCGGCTCGGTGTTCGCGCCGTTGTTCGGCGTGGTGCTGGTGGATCACTTCATTCTGCGCGGGCGCAGCAGTCAGGTCGCAACCGTCGGCTTTCGCTGGCTGACGCTTCTGGCCTGGCTGGGCGGGGTCAGCACGTATCACTTGCTGGCCAATCTGTATCCGGATGTTGGCGCAACACTGCCAGCGATCATCGTCGCTGGCGTGCTGCAATTGCTGTTGGGGAAAACCCTCAACCGCGGCCGGGGAACAGTTCCGGCTTGA
- a CDS encoding RsiV family protein — translation MSLLRIASLACLALMLGACQSLFQPNYRAPLQVQRDASELIKPGCTTADCPLVNIDTVHFADEPKLDAIVQKTLLQLTRTDSSAPVAPTLKAYQEQYLRDTEGHNASYLQAKVREQHDGIVVIELSSYLEGGAAHGEPGRAFINYSRPQQRVLTLADMIIPGKESEFWQKAELSHQGWLVSTKMNEDAEFIKTWPFKKTPNIALTYGAMILKYPVTTIAPYSMGHIELKIPYPQLNGILKPELFPGRG, via the coding sequence ATGTCGTTACTGAGGATCGCTTCACTGGCTTGCCTGGCCTTGATGCTGGGCGCTTGCCAGAGTCTGTTCCAACCTAACTACCGTGCCCCGCTGCAAGTCCAGCGCGACGCTTCCGAGCTGATCAAGCCGGGCTGCACCACGGCCGATTGTCCGCTGGTCAACATCGATACCGTGCATTTCGCCGACGAGCCGAAACTCGATGCAATCGTGCAGAAAACCCTGCTGCAACTGACGCGCACCGATTCAAGCGCACCCGTGGCGCCGACGCTCAAGGCCTATCAGGAGCAATACCTGCGCGACACCGAAGGCCACAACGCCAGCTATCTGCAGGCCAAGGTACGCGAGCAGCATGACGGTATCGTGGTGATCGAACTGTCGAGTTATCTCGAGGGCGGCGCTGCCCACGGCGAACCGGGTCGGGCGTTCATCAATTATTCGCGGCCACAGCAGCGCGTGTTGACCCTTGCCGATATGATCATCCCGGGCAAGGAAAGCGAGTTCTGGCAGAAAGCCGAACTGTCGCACCAGGGCTGGCTGGTCTCGACCAAGATGAACGAAGATGCCGAGTTCATCAAAACCTGGCCGTTCAAGAAAACGCCAAACATCGCCCTGACCTATGGCGCGATGATCCTCAAGTATCCGGTGACGACCATCGCGCCCTACTCCATGGGCCACATCGAGCTGAAGATTCCTTATCCGCAGCTCAATGGCATCCTCAAGCCGGAACTGTTCCCCGGCCGCGGTTGA
- a CDS encoding NUDIX domain-containing protein — MTESTRSTPTAYEITQRDNCFQGFYKLDKLFLRHELFAGGMSKQISRELFVRHDAVCVLPYDAKRDEVVLIEQFRIGAVEKTGNPWLIELVAGLIDKVEEPEEVAHREAEEEAGLVFSALWPITKYFPSPGGSDEFVHLYLGRCESEGAGGLHGLEEEGEDIRVTVWALDDALQAVRDGTIKNASAIIALQWLALNRIEVRGLWS, encoded by the coding sequence ATGACTGAATCGACCCGATCAACCCCGACGGCTTATGAAATTACCCAGCGCGATAACTGCTTCCAGGGTTTCTACAAACTGGACAAGCTGTTCCTTCGCCATGAGCTGTTCGCCGGCGGGATGAGCAAGCAGATCAGTCGCGAGCTTTTCGTACGCCACGACGCCGTTTGCGTACTGCCGTACGACGCCAAACGCGACGAAGTGGTCTTGATCGAGCAGTTCCGGATAGGTGCCGTGGAGAAAACCGGCAATCCGTGGCTGATCGAATTGGTGGCAGGTCTGATCGACAAGGTTGAGGAACCGGAAGAGGTTGCCCACCGCGAGGCAGAAGAGGAAGCTGGGCTGGTGTTCAGTGCGTTGTGGCCCATCACCAAATATTTTCCTTCGCCCGGCGGTAGCGATGAATTCGTTCATCTTTACCTGGGACGTTGCGAAAGTGAGGGCGCCGGGGGATTGCACGGACTGGAGGAGGAAGGTGAAGATATCCGCGTGACGGTCTGGGCCTTGGACGATGCACTGCAAGCCGTACGCGACGGCACTATCAAGAACGCTTCGGCGATCATTGCCTTGCAATGGTTGGCGTTGAATCGCATAGAAGTCAGGGGGTTATGGTCGTGA
- a CDS encoding DUF1249 domain-containing protein, which produces MVVNLVRERYRVDLVGLQAACEANYARLMRLLPDMRNEQRSRRVAVTQGDQMLGVLAVEVLLDCPYTTTLQVRQEHSLPWLPVPKLEVQVYHDARMAEVIGAEHARRFRGIYPYPNADMHQPDEKAQLNLFLGEWLSHCLACGHEFEAVR; this is translated from the coding sequence ATGGTCGTGAATCTTGTGCGCGAGCGCTATCGAGTTGATCTGGTGGGCCTGCAAGCGGCCTGCGAGGCCAACTATGCGCGCTTGATGCGATTGCTGCCGGACATGCGCAACGAGCAACGCTCGCGGCGCGTGGCTGTCACTCAGGGCGACCAGATGCTGGGCGTGCTGGCCGTCGAAGTTCTGCTCGATTGCCCGTACACCACCACGTTGCAGGTCCGCCAGGAACACAGCCTGCCTTGGCTGCCAGTGCCCAAACTGGAAGTGCAGGTTTATCACGATGCACGCATGGCCGAAGTCATCGGCGCTGAACACGCCCGTCGTTTTCGCGGCATCTATCCGTATCCCAATGCCGACATGCACCAGCCCGACGAAAAGGCCCAGCTCAATCTGTTCCTCGGCGAATGGCTGAGCCATTGCCTGGCGTGCGGTCATGAGTTTGAAGCGGTGCGCTGA
- the cpdA gene encoding 3',5'-cyclic-AMP phosphodiesterase, with translation MPRPSDNSSSVLMVQLSDSHLFASADGTLLGMKTRDSLQKVIEQVLAEQPQIDLVVASGDVSQDGSVESYEAFRQLSGQIDAAKRWFPGNHDESVEMRQAAQHSDLLDPVIDIGNWRVTLLDSSVPGSVPGLLRDSQLQLLAQSLRAAPERHHLICLHHNPVPIGCAWMDPIGLRNPDELFAVLEGFPQVRAVLWGHVHQEYDQLRGAIRLLASPSTCIQFAPGSADFKVDTAAPGYRWLRLHDDGRLETGVSRVVGMQFEVDYGGDGY, from the coding sequence TTGCCGCGCCCATCCGATAACAGTTCTTCGGTCCTGATGGTCCAGCTGTCCGACAGCCATTTGTTCGCCTCGGCGGACGGCACGCTGCTGGGTATGAAAACCCGTGACAGCCTGCAAAAGGTCATCGAACAGGTGTTGGCCGAACAGCCGCAGATTGATCTGGTGGTTGCCAGCGGCGATGTCTCGCAAGACGGCAGCGTTGAGTCCTACGAAGCGTTTCGGCAGTTGAGTGGGCAGATTGACGCTGCCAAACGCTGGTTTCCCGGCAATCACGATGAATCCGTGGAAATGCGGCAGGCGGCGCAGCACAGCGATTTGCTCGATCCGGTGATTGATATCGGCAACTGGCGCGTCACTTTGCTGGATTCGTCGGTGCCCGGATCGGTACCCGGTTTGCTCCGGGACAGCCAATTGCAGCTGCTGGCGCAGTCGTTGCGCGCTGCGCCCGAGCGGCATCACCTGATTTGCCTGCACCACAATCCGGTGCCGATTGGCTGCGCGTGGATGGACCCGATTGGTTTGCGCAATCCAGACGAGCTGTTTGCGGTGCTTGAGGGTTTCCCGCAAGTACGGGCGGTGCTCTGGGGGCATGTGCATCAGGAATACGATCAGCTGCGTGGTGCTATTCGCTTGCTGGCCTCGCCATCGACCTGCATCCAGTTCGCGCCGGGCAGCGCGGACTTCAAGGTCGATACCGCCGCGCCGGGTTATCGCTGGCTGCGTCTGCATGATGACGGACGGCTTGAAACCGGGGTTTCCCGGGTGGTTGGCATGCAATTCGAGGTGGATTACGGTGGCGACGGTTATTGA
- a CDS encoding YqiA/YcfP family alpha/beta fold hydrolase, which yields MNSEKPTLLYIHGLNSSAQSKKASQLIALMQSLGLSEQLRVPELHHHPRQAMLQLESAVEALGRPLLVGSSLGGYYATHLAQRHGLKAVLINPAVNPHQLFDGFVGTQQNLYTGETWELTHDHVVALSELEVPAPQDPQRFQVWLQTGDETLDYRRAETFYRACALRIQAGGDHSYQGFAAQLPALLSFAGFAPELLQAIDVSTL from the coding sequence GTGAACAGCGAAAAACCCACATTGTTGTACATCCACGGCCTGAACAGCTCGGCTCAGTCGAAGAAAGCCAGCCAGTTGATCGCCTTGATGCAGTCTCTTGGCTTGAGCGAGCAATTGCGCGTGCCGGAACTGCATCACCATCCGCGCCAAGCCATGCTCCAGCTCGAATCAGCTGTCGAAGCACTGGGTCGGCCGCTGCTGGTCGGCAGCTCGCTCGGCGGCTACTATGCGACTCACCTGGCGCAGCGCCATGGATTGAAGGCCGTGCTGATCAATCCGGCGGTCAATCCGCACCAGTTATTCGACGGATTTGTCGGCACTCAGCAGAATCTTTACACCGGCGAAACCTGGGAATTGACTCACGATCACGTTGTGGCCCTGAGCGAGCTGGAAGTTCCTGCGCCTCAAGACCCGCAGCGTTTTCAGGTCTGGCTGCAAACCGGCGATGAAACCCTGGATTACCGCCGCGCCGAAACGTTTTATCGCGCTTGCGCTCTGCGCATTCAGGCTGGCGGCGACCACAGTTATCAGGGTTTCGCCGCACAATTGCCCGCGCTGTTGAGTTTTGCCGGGTTCGCGCCTGAATTGTTGCAGGCGATTGATGTTTCGACGTTGTAA